Proteins from one Desertifilum tharense IPPAS B-1220 genomic window:
- a CDS encoding helix-turn-helix transcriptional regulator gives MAIALSQEEYWSLFAEEETIDLAAGETVQPYPEELGCGSVREIRLRDGLQLAIANYHLHEPLTLHCPEREHPLEYSFFLSGGIRDRSFIATAGQYSLYGSGLAPVEQCEWSASERLVAVNVHIDPALFLTFWNPASTRLQPELQHLFQPDSQPYYVRSGTTTAEMQMTIQQILQCPLQGIAKRIYLESKVWELMALLIDQELQQTQNSPVIPALKPDDVDRIYYAKEILLQRFDRPPSLLELARQVGLNDCTLKRGFRQVFGKTVFGYLHEYRLEYARQLLEERRLNVSEVAQKIGFVNRSYFAAAFRKKFGLTPKEYQVRYKNSA, from the coding sequence ATGGCGATCGCGCTTTCTCAGGAGGAATATTGGTCTTTGTTTGCGGAGGAAGAAACCATCGATTTAGCAGCCGGGGAAACGGTTCAGCCTTATCCAGAAGAGTTGGGGTGTGGTTCGGTGCGCGAGATTCGCCTGCGGGATGGACTGCAACTGGCGATCGCCAACTACCACCTACACGAACCCCTCACCCTCCATTGTCCAGAGCGCGAACACCCCCTAGAATACAGCTTTTTTCTCTCCGGCGGCATCAGAGATCGTTCCTTTATCGCGACGGCAGGACAATACTCGCTATATGGTAGCGGTTTAGCTCCGGTGGAGCAGTGCGAATGGTCGGCTTCTGAACGCCTTGTTGCAGTCAACGTGCATATCGATCCGGCACTATTCCTCACATTCTGGAACCCTGCCTCCACTAGACTTCAGCCAGAATTGCAGCACCTTTTTCAACCCGACTCGCAGCCGTATTATGTTCGCAGCGGAACCACTACCGCCGAAATGCAGATGACCATTCAGCAGATTCTCCAATGTCCCCTGCAAGGGATCGCCAAACGCATTTATCTAGAAAGCAAGGTGTGGGAACTGATGGCACTGTTGATCGACCAAGAACTTCAACAAACCCAGAATTCTCCCGTTATCCCAGCTTTAAAGCCGGATGATGTCGATCGCATTTACTATGCTAAAGAAATTCTGTTGCAGCGTTTCGATCGACCCCCCTCCCTGTTGGAATTAGCGCGACAAGTGGGATTGAATGACTGCACGCTGAAACGGGGATTTCGCCAAGTCTTTGGTAAAACAGTCTTTGGCTATCTTCACGAGTATCGCCTAGAGTATGCGCGACAGTTGCTTGAAGAACGGCGATTGAATGTATCGGAAGTTGCACAAAAAATTGGATTTGTCAATCGTAGTTATTTCGCCGCCGCCTTTCGTAAAAAGTTTGGCCTCACCCCCAAAGAATACCAAGTTCGTTACAAAAATTCCGCCTAG